The DNA segment CGACCCAGGCCATGATCGCCAGGCTCGATGAAGACACCGCCCGGTGGTTCCTTCTGCAGGTCACCCTGCTTGCGGGCGCCGGCCGCATGCTGATGAGCGCGGCACACGGTCGAGTCGACGCTCAGATCCCATGTGATCAAACCCTTCACGTCGGCCAGGGACTGGAGCCGGGTAAGGATCCGCTGCCAGGTTCCGTCCCGCTGCCATCGGCGGAAGAGGTCGTAGATCCGGTACCACGGCCCGTACTCGACCGGCACGTCCCGCCACGGAACACCGGTCCGGACCCGGAACCGTATGCCGTCGATCAGCAGCCGCCGGGACCAAACGGGCGGCCGCCCCGTCTTCGCTCCCTTCGGCAACAACGGTTCCAACATCGCCCACTGCTCATCCGTGAGATCTCCCCGCCCCATGAACCGTGATCATTCAGAGCTTGTGATCCACTTTCGACACACGGCCTAGGCGCCTTCGCGGATCTCGCCGCCGGGCTCGACGGTCGGCGTCCAGGCGGAGGCGGGGGCCTTCAGAACGGCCTGGTGAATGGTGTCGGTGATGGTCATCCCGACCGAGTGCGACAGCCACCCGGCCCCGCTTCGAGAGCCAGGCGACGAACTCGTGGGTGCCGCCCGCGGAGTCCGTACGAATCAGTGTGGACCAGCCGCGCCGGTGACGTTTTTGGAGCTGGACCAAGGCGAGTTGGGTGGTGGTGATCTGGTCGGCAGCGGTGTTGCTGCCCATGTTCCCAGGCCGTAGCAGCGCTGCCACCGGCTCCCCGGCACCGCATCACCGCGCCGCCGGTCGGCCGGGCCAGGACGCCGAGCGCTTCCTCGCCACCTTCGAGGCCGCTGGCTGAACGATCTGATCAGTGGGCTCGTCGCAACGAGCTCTTCGTCTACGTCCTCCAGGCCCGCCCTGCGCAAGAACTCGGAGGCGTCCCTCCGGTTGTGGGCAACCCCAAGGTCCTCGGCGCCAGCGCGTACACGGCGGCCGCCAGACGGGTCCGGTGGATATACGGTGACCTGCGGTGCCATGCCTCCAGCGTGCTCTGACTCTGTCATTCCAGCACCCCGAGGACGGTGTCCGGCCGGCACTTATCGCAAGGCGTCGCGCCGTCGGTTGTCAGCGCCTGAAGGGCCTGCGCGCGGTTGATGGCCTTGGTGCGCACGTGGTCGACCTTGATCCCCCAGCAGATGTCCGCGCGGTCTCCGAGCGTCGTGTGAACGGTGACGGTGCCTTGAGCCCGGTCGCGAGCGGCGACCCATTCGGGCGGGGGCTGTGCCGCACGCTCGCGGCGCAGCTCTTCCTCCGTCTCTCGCTGTCGCGCCTCGGCGAGCCAGTGGTCCGTCCGAGCCAGATCCTGCACCTGAACTCGGCGATGGAACTCAAGTAGCTCGATCTCCGAGGCCGCCGACCATTCGCTCATGTATTCGATATTAACTCAGCGAACTATGCGCCTGAAATACCTGTTTGGTCTGTTATGTACCACGGAAGGTTGAGCGTCTGCCGTCGAGGCTGAGCCGATGCATGCACGGGCGAGTACAAGTCGGCTTTTCGGGGTGGCGCGGCAGGCGATGGGCAGAGGTGCGGTTTGCCGAGCGCCCGGTGGTGAGTGGTCAGCGTTTGATGCGTCCGCGGACGGCGAGGGCTGCGAGGGCGATGAGGGTGGGTTCCAGGAGCCGGGAGGCCATTTCGATGTAGGTGCCGGCGGTGGTCAGGTCCTGTCCGCTGGAGCGGAAAACCACGGAGTTGAGAGTGACGTTCAGGGCCTTCTCGAAACGTTCGCCGGTGACCCTGTTCCCGGTGGGGTTCTGCGGGGCGTCCCTGTCGATCTCGAAGGTGACTCTGCCCCCGCCGGGCCGCACCGTGCCGGTCGCTTGCTGCTTCGGTGACTGTTGAGGGAGTCCGAATCCCATCAGCAGCGTGATGGTGATGAGCATGGCGGCGGCGAGCCAGCCCAGGGCGCGGGAGGCACGCAGGCCGTAGCCGGAC comes from the Streptomyces sp. NBC_01471 genome and includes:
- a CDS encoding DUF6233 domain-containing protein, producing MSEWSAASEIELLEFHRRVQVQDLARTDHWLAEARQRETEEELRRERAAQPPPEWVAARDRAQGTVTVHTTLGDRADICWGIKVDHVRTKAINRAQALQALTTDGATPCDKCRPDTVLGVLE